Proteins co-encoded in one Novosphingobium sp. PP1Y genomic window:
- a CDS encoding oleate hydratase, which yields MALDTAVAAGSKLLQRAHPGSFCFKWVSRAICLSCSQNSVRREEEIETMSTEHFPGLKAPVIAPEGFEFEPDAAGSYWHHTPENTRPPFDMIGMYQRNKPLPTPGIETRKAYIVGTGIAGLAAAFYLIRDAHMPPENITIFENLPVEGGSLDGAGNAEDGFIIRGGREMNWNYDNFWDIFQDVPALELPEGYSVLDEYRMVNDADPNWSKARLIHKQGQIKDFSNFGLSKSEQLEVMRLLLKRKEELNDVTVEQYFSKGFLASNFWMFWRTMFAFQNWHSVLEMKLYLHRFLDAVDGFADMSTLVFPKYDQFDSFVRPLSKMLRDKGVKVRYDVQVRNLRLEIVGDKKTVTGLVCRTREGVEEVTDVDARDLVFAITGSLTEGTAYGDLETPPNLQRGKVEPGEDSDWVLWKNLAKTSPVFGKPEKFYCDTDRSMWESATLTCKPSPFVERLNELSVNDPYSGRTVTGGIITFTDSAWLLSMTCNRQPHFPTQPSDTLVLWVYGLFMDKNGDYVKKPMPQCTGKEVLAELCYHLGIVDRLEEIAANTKVRLALMPYITAEFMPRAAGDRPHVVPEGCTNLGLLGQFVETRNDIVFTMESSVRTARVAVYTLVNIPKQVPDLNPTQYDIRNMLKGARALNNNQPFLGERLLHRLLDNTYFAHILPPLPEAEAKKDGHFEQEFEKLMKMGDGFLKTVGAKVADIAEYLRKRAS from the coding sequence TTGGCGCTTGATACAGCTGTCGCAGCGGGATCAAAATTGCTTCAAAGAGCGCACCCTGGGAGTTTCTGCTTCAAATGGGTGAGCAGAGCCATCTGCCTTAGCTGTTCCCAAAATTCTGTACGTCGTGAAGAAGAGATTGAGACAATGAGCACAGAGCATTTCCCCGGACTGAAAGCCCCAGTCATTGCTCCCGAGGGCTTTGAATTCGAGCCGGATGCTGCAGGAAGCTATTGGCATCATACACCTGAAAATACGCGTCCGCCCTTCGATATGATCGGCATGTATCAGCGTAACAAGCCGCTCCCCACGCCCGGCATCGAAACCCGCAAGGCCTATATCGTCGGCACCGGTATTGCTGGCCTGGCCGCCGCTTTTTACCTGATCCGCGATGCACACATGCCGCCTGAAAACATCACCATCTTCGAAAATCTCCCCGTCGAGGGCGGTTCGCTCGATGGCGCGGGCAATGCGGAGGACGGTTTCATCATTCGCGGCGGTCGCGAGATGAACTGGAACTACGATAATTTTTGGGACATTTTCCAGGATGTTCCGGCGCTGGAGCTGCCCGAAGGATATTCGGTGCTCGACGAATACCGTATGGTCAACGATGCCGATCCAAACTGGTCGAAGGCACGGCTGATCCATAAGCAGGGCCAGATCAAGGACTTCTCGAATTTTGGCCTCAGCAAATCCGAGCAGCTGGAGGTGATGCGTCTCCTCCTGAAGCGCAAGGAAGAGCTCAACGACGTTACGGTCGAGCAGTATTTCTCGAAGGGTTTCCTTGCCAGCAATTTCTGGATGTTCTGGCGCACGATGTTTGCCTTCCAGAACTGGCATAGCGTGCTGGAAATGAAGCTCTACCTCCATCGCTTCCTGGATGCGGTCGATGGCTTTGCCGATATGTCGACCCTGGTCTTCCCGAAATACGACCAGTTCGACAGTTTCGTCCGTCCGCTATCCAAGATGCTGCGCGACAAGGGCGTCAAGGTCCGTTACGATGTGCAGGTTCGCAATCTCAGGCTTGAGATTGTGGGCGATAAGAAGACGGTGACGGGTCTAGTATGCCGGACGCGCGAGGGCGTTGAAGAGGTGACAGATGTCGATGCACGCGATCTCGTTTTCGCGATCACCGGTTCGCTGACGGAAGGCACCGCTTACGGCGATCTCGAGACCCCTCCGAATTTGCAGCGCGGCAAGGTCGAGCCCGGGGAAGACAGCGACTGGGTTCTCTGGAAGAACCTTGCGAAGACCTCGCCCGTTTTCGGCAAGCCCGAAAAATTCTATTGCGACACCGACCGGTCGATGTGGGAATCGGCCACGCTGACCTGCAAGCCGTCGCCCTTCGTTGAAAGACTCAACGAGCTTTCGGTCAACGATCCCTATTCGGGACGTACCGTGACAGGCGGGATCATCACCTTCACCGACAGCGCATGGCTCTTGAGCATGACCTGCAACCGCCAACCCCATTTCCCCACCCAGCCTTCCGACACGCTGGTTCTCTGGGTCTATGGTCTCTTCATGGACAAGAACGGCGACTATGTGAAGAAGCCGATGCCGCAATGCACCGGCAAGGAGGTTCTGGCCGAGCTTTGTTATCACCTCGGCATTGTCGATCGGCTGGAAGAGATTGCCGCGAATACCAAGGTTCGCCTCGCGCTGATGCCCTACATCACGGCCGAGTTCATGCCGCGTGCCGCCGGTGACCGGCCGCATGTCGTGCCGGAAGGTTGCACCAACCTCGGCCTGCTGGGGCAGTTCGTCGAAACCCGCAACGACATCGTTTTCACGATGGAAAGCTCGGTCCGCACCGCGCGCGTTGCCGTCTACACGCTGGTGAACATTCCGAAGCAGGTGCCCGACCTCAACCCGACGCAATACGACATCCGCAACATGCTGAAGGGCGCCCGTGCGCTGAACAACAACCAGCCGTTCCTGGGCGAACGGTTGCTGCACCGGCTGCTCGACAACACCTACTTCGCCCATATTTTGCCTCCGCTTCCCGAAGCCGAGGCAAAAAAAGACGGCCATTTCGAGCAAGAGTTCGAGAAGCTGATGAAGATGGGCGACGGCTTCCTGAAAACCGTCGGGGCCAAGGTGGCCGATATCGCGGAATATCTGCGAAAAAGGGCCTCATGA
- the ftsH gene encoding ATP-dependent zinc metalloprotease FtsH has protein sequence MEQGDRKRKGLSQLDIVYIIVAFLLLVILQNYWTSSGHLKTIPFSEFQALVEKNAITDVVVGPTTITGAYKTAGQEAKSKGKGAAETQHFSTIRVDPAIADELQKRGITYRGEEPPGFLSNLLSWILPTALLILAWMFLLRPMASGGHGGLMGIGRSRAKVYSEENVKATFADVAGVDEAKQELSEVIGFLRDPEKYGRLGARIPKGVLLVGPPGTGKTLLARAVAGEAHVPFFSITGSEFVEMFVGVGAARVRDLFAQARKQAPAILFIDELDALGRARGIDLPGGGHEEKEQTLNQLLAEMDGFDPSAGIIVLAATNRPEVLDPALLRAGRFDRQVLVDRPDRKGRAEILRVHMMRIRVEADLDIDTVAGLTPGFTGADLANLVNEAAVVATRRGAEATTLEDFTQAFERLVAGIEKKSRVLSPRERETVAHHEMGHALVAMSLPGTDPVQKVSIIPRGIAALGYTLQRPMEDRFLASRSELMNRMAALLGGRAAEDLIYQDVSTGAADDLQRATDIARSMVVRFGMTPELGQVAYEPEPGSFLVGQTPLWRPKSYGDGTAEAIDEAVRKLIDEAFTIAHDVLKGNRALLEESAKDLLEHETLGSAELEHLKEGLQAAAMAGRRTRPSLNAEPVK, from the coding sequence ATGGAACAGGGGGACAGAAAACGGAAAGGCTTGTCGCAGCTCGATATCGTGTACATCATCGTGGCATTTTTGCTGCTCGTGATCCTGCAGAATTACTGGACGAGTTCTGGCCACCTGAAGACAATCCCGTTCAGCGAATTCCAAGCGCTCGTCGAGAAAAACGCGATCACCGACGTCGTGGTGGGCCCAACGACGATAACCGGCGCGTACAAGACTGCTGGTCAAGAGGCCAAAAGCAAAGGCAAAGGGGCAGCCGAGACACAGCATTTCTCCACGATCCGCGTCGATCCTGCGATCGCCGATGAACTCCAAAAGCGCGGTATCACCTACCGAGGCGAAGAGCCGCCTGGATTTCTGTCGAACCTTCTTTCGTGGATTCTGCCCACGGCGCTGTTGATTCTGGCGTGGATGTTCCTGCTGCGCCCGATGGCTTCGGGAGGCCATGGCGGCCTGATGGGCATTGGTCGCAGCCGCGCCAAGGTTTACTCGGAAGAGAATGTCAAAGCGACCTTCGCCGACGTGGCCGGCGTTGATGAGGCCAAGCAGGAGCTTTCCGAGGTCATCGGCTTCCTGCGCGATCCCGAGAAATATGGTCGGCTCGGTGCCCGCATCCCCAAGGGCGTGCTGCTCGTGGGACCGCCGGGCACAGGCAAGACGCTGCTCGCACGCGCCGTCGCCGGCGAGGCGCATGTGCCCTTCTTCTCGATCACAGGCTCGGAATTCGTCGAGATGTTCGTGGGCGTGGGTGCGGCCCGCGTGCGCGACCTATTCGCGCAGGCGCGCAAGCAGGCCCCGGCGATCCTGTTCATCGACGAGCTCGACGCGCTTGGCCGGGCACGGGGGATCGACCTGCCTGGCGGGGGGCATGAGGAGAAGGAACAGACACTCAATCAGCTTCTCGCCGAGATGGACGGCTTCGACCCGAGCGCCGGAATCATTGTTCTTGCGGCAACTAACCGCCCTGAAGTTCTCGATCCGGCACTGCTTCGTGCGGGCCGGTTCGACCGTCAGGTGCTGGTCGATCGTCCGGACCGCAAGGGACGCGCCGAAATTCTTCGCGTGCACATGATGCGGATTCGCGTCGAAGCCGATCTCGACATCGACACCGTTGCGGGCCTTACACCGGGCTTTACTGGCGCCGATCTTGCCAATCTGGTCAACGAGGCGGCGGTCGTCGCCACCAGACGCGGCGCGGAGGCGACAACCCTTGAGGATTTCACACAAGCCTTCGAGCGTTTGGTCGCCGGCATTGAAAAGAAGAGCCGGGTGCTCAGTCCACGCGAGCGTGAGACTGTCGCACATCATGAGATGGGGCACGCGCTGGTCGCAATGAGCCTGCCGGGCACCGACCCCGTCCAGAAGGTCTCGATCATTCCACGCGGTATCGCCGCGCTCGGCTATACGCTGCAGCGGCCCATGGAGGATCGGTTCCTCGCCAGCCGCAGTGAACTCATGAACCGCATGGCGGCTTTGCTTGGCGGACGAGCGGCAGAGGATCTCATCTATCAGGACGTGTCCACAGGGGCCGCCGACGACTTGCAGCGTGCGACCGACATCGCCCGCAGCATGGTGGTGCGTTTCGGTATGACGCCTGAACTGGGTCAGGTCGCCTATGAACCGGAGCCCGGAAGCTTCCTTGTCGGCCAGACGCCGCTCTGGCGGCCGAAGAGCTACGGCGACGGCACCGCGGAGGCCATCGACGAAGCTGTCAGAAAGCTGATCGACGAAGCCTTCACCATCGCACACGACGTCCTCAAGGGCAACCGGGCGCTTCTGGAAGAGAGCGCGAAGGATCTACTGGAGCATGAGACGCTCGGATCCGCGGAACTCGAACATTTGAAGGAGGGGTTGCAGGCGGCCGCGATGGCGGGTCGGAGAACGCGGCCGTCGCTCAATGCCGAGCCAGTCAAGTGA
- a CDS encoding DUF5676 family membrane protein, with amino-acid sequence MAHDARRPGPALIPVFAFGFALSLFLVFSYVLCVIGYLLFPGSLINHSALAIFLPGFELLSWRTFFLGFAESFAWGWYVALVFGPLYNFLASWRR; translated from the coding sequence ATGGCGCATGATGCTCGACGGCCCGGTCCGGCCTTGATCCCGGTTTTCGCCTTCGGCTTCGCCCTCAGCCTGTTCCTCGTCTTCTCCTACGTCCTGTGCGTAATCGGCTATCTGTTATTCCCCGGAAGCTTGATCAATCATTCGGCGCTCGCGATCTTTTTGCCCGGATTCGAGCTCCTGAGCTGGCGCACTTTCTTCCTGGGTTTCGCCGAAAGCTTCGCCTGGGGCTGGTATGTCGCTCTTGTTTTCGGACCGCTGTACAATTTTCTGGCCTCCTGGCGCAGGTAA
- a CDS encoding YHS domain-containing protein, whose product MTTTLYLLFWAALFFVMMRFGCGAHIIGHGGHGHHGSHEGSGDRLQEPGTAIDPVCGMTVATPGAKSSIYRGKAYYFCSADCRDKFEAAPQEFAGEAPARTVQGAHHHGA is encoded by the coding sequence ATGACCACAACCCTCTATCTGCTCTTCTGGGCAGCCCTGTTCTTCGTGATGATGCGGTTCGGGTGTGGCGCCCATATCATAGGGCACGGAGGTCATGGCCATCATGGCTCTCATGAAGGATCGGGCGACAGACTGCAGGAGCCGGGAACGGCGATTGATCCGGTGTGCGGGATGACGGTCGCTACGCCTGGAGCAAAGAGCAGCATTTATCGGGGCAAGGCCTATTATTTCTGCTCGGCGGACTGCCGGGACAAGTTCGAAGCCGCACCGCAGGAATTTGCTGGCGAAGCGCCCGCAAGGACAGTTCAAGGAGCGCATCACCATGGCGCATGA